Proteins from a single region of Allocatelliglobosispora scoriae:
- a CDS encoding aspartate kinase has product MGNLVQKFGGSSLGDIDLVSRAARIVEAAYRRGDRVVVVVSARGDTTDDLLALAEQTSPERPAREIDQLLATGETASAALMALALHAIGVPAVSLTGAQAGITAAGPHGAGVIAEVDPAPLTALLDRGNVAVVAGFQGVDPFGNVLTLGRGGSDTTAVALAAGLAARCEIYTDVEGIFTGDPRLVPDARLLPVITAPVMAEMAFAGARVMHSRAVELAALTNVELHVRSSASDAPGTTVASGPQELMEIRGAVIAITHDAQVARVLIQAHADLAREVFDILASLGVPADLVARSGSGEAEFRMGFTMPATGSELVRTALERAAAAHGGRVEVSTDVGKVSLVGTGMLNRPELTARMLAVLAGAQIPTSWVSATQLRTSVTVPHGRLSEAVVLLHKEFELQRDDYDIVALVAP; this is encoded by the coding sequence CCCGCGGCGACACCACCGACGATCTGCTGGCGCTGGCGGAGCAGACCTCACCCGAGCGGCCGGCTCGCGAGATCGACCAGCTGCTCGCCACGGGGGAGACCGCGTCGGCGGCGCTGATGGCGCTCGCCCTGCACGCGATCGGCGTCCCGGCGGTCTCCCTGACCGGTGCGCAGGCCGGCATCACCGCGGCCGGTCCGCACGGTGCGGGCGTGATCGCCGAGGTGGACCCGGCGCCGCTGACGGCGTTGCTGGACCGCGGCAACGTGGCCGTGGTCGCCGGATTCCAGGGCGTCGACCCGTTCGGCAACGTGCTCACCCTCGGCCGGGGCGGTTCGGACACGACCGCGGTGGCCCTGGCCGCGGGCCTCGCCGCCCGCTGCGAGATCTACACCGACGTCGAGGGCATCTTCACCGGCGATCCGCGCCTGGTGCCCGATGCCCGGCTGCTGCCCGTGATCACCGCACCGGTGATGGCCGAGATGGCGTTCGCGGGCGCTCGGGTCATGCACTCGCGTGCCGTGGAGCTGGCCGCTCTGACCAATGTGGAGCTGCACGTGCGCAGCAGCGCCTCGGACGCGCCCGGCACGACCGTGGCGAGCGGTCCGCAGGAGCTGATGGAGATCCGCGGTGCGGTCATCGCCATCACCCACGACGCACAGGTCGCCCGGGTGCTCATCCAGGCACACGCCGACCTGGCGCGGGAGGTGTTCGACATCCTGGCGTCGCTGGGCGTGCCCGCTGATCTGGTGGCGCGCTCGGGCAGCGGCGAGGCGGAGTTCCGGATGGGATTCACCATGCCCGCCACGGGCAGCGAGCTGGTCCGCACGGCGCTGGAGCGGGCAGCCGCGGCGCACGGCGGCCGGGTCGAGGTCTCGACCGACGTCGGCAAGGTGTCGCTGGTCGGCACCGGCATGCTCAACCGCCCCGAGCTCACCGCCCGCATGCTCGCGGTGCTGGCCGGGGCACAGATTCCGACCAGCTGGGTGTCGGCCACCCAGCTGCGCACCTCCGTCACCGTGCCGCACGGACGCCTGTCCGAAGCGGTGGTTCTGCTGCACAAGGAGTTCGAGTTGCAACGCGACGACTACGACATCGTGGCACTGGTCGCGCCATGA
- a CDS encoding 2-amino-3,7-dideoxy-D-threo-hept-6-ulosonate synthase yields the protein MSGRDLRLRRLFRNGPRLLVVPLDHAVTDGPIPTSGGIGALVAQLADNGADAIVLHKGGVGRIDPSAFGEAALIVHLSASTRFAPDPDAKYLVASVEEALRVGADAVSVHVNLGSHDERQQIADFAATAEACDRWGLPLLAMIYPRGPRIDNPRDPELIAHAATLASDLGADIVKTPYTGDVLTMADVVAGSPIPLIVAGGSRLSGTGDVLSLVDDVLAAGTAGLAMGRNIFEAPDPGELTRLIAQQVHRVREEVLT from the coding sequence ATGAGCGGCCGCGACCTGCGCCTGCGGAGGCTTTTCCGCAACGGCCCGCGCCTGCTGGTGGTCCCCCTCGACCACGCGGTCACCGACGGTCCGATCCCGACGAGCGGCGGCATCGGTGCGCTCGTCGCCCAGCTGGCCGACAACGGCGCCGACGCCATCGTCCTGCACAAGGGCGGTGTGGGGCGTATCGACCCGAGTGCCTTCGGCGAGGCGGCCCTGATCGTGCACCTGAGCGCCAGCACCCGTTTCGCGCCCGACCCGGACGCGAAATACCTGGTCGCCAGCGTCGAGGAGGCGCTGCGCGTCGGTGCCGACGCGGTCAGCGTGCACGTCAACCTGGGCTCGCACGACGAGCGCCAGCAGATCGCCGACTTCGCCGCGACCGCCGAGGCCTGCGACCGGTGGGGCCTGCCGCTGCTGGCCATGATCTACCCGCGCGGTCCGCGGATCGACAATCCGCGGGATCCGGAGCTGATCGCGCACGCCGCGACGCTCGCCTCGGATCTCGGCGCGGACATCGTCAAGACGCCCTACACCGGCGACGTGCTGACCATGGCCGATGTCGTGGCCGGCAGTCCGATTCCGCTCATCGTCGCCGGGGGCTCCCGGCTCTCCGGTACGGGTGACGTGCTGTCGCTGGTCGACGACGTGCTCGCCGCCGGAACGGCCGGACTGGCGATGGGCCGCAACATCTTCGAGGCTCCCGATCCCGGCGAGCTCACCCGACTCATCGCCCAACAGGTCCACCGTGTACGAGAGGAAGTACTGACATGA
- a CDS encoding 3-dehydroquinate synthase II, with product MKVCWLDVRNLPDGVREAVIEEAIHQRIDAIVASNAEHLTAIPPTVRRVLWPRDGRLPEELGGVDVVLVDATTGVPATYGSRTDVQYGQFVEVTDATSLERANTAARTQPWSVIRFRDPTKIPLEIVLAAAYKADGVIITEVADLEEAEIVFGVLEHGSDGVLLAPKGVGEATKLRAVATGGIGELALVELEVTGTEHIGMGERACVDTCSHFREDEGILVGSHSKGMILCCSETHPLPYMPTRPFRVNAGAIHSYTMSAEGRTHYLSELKAGSKVQAVDAKGQTRLVTVGRVKMETRPLLSIDAVSPDGRHVNIIVQDDWHVRVLGPGGVVLNTTELRPGDKVLGYLPTEDRHVGYPIDEFCIES from the coding sequence ATGAAGGTGTGCTGGCTGGATGTCCGCAATCTGCCGGACGGAGTACGCGAGGCCGTCATCGAGGAGGCGATCCATCAGCGGATCGACGCGATCGTGGCGAGCAACGCGGAGCACCTGACCGCCATCCCGCCGACCGTGCGCCGGGTCCTGTGGCCCCGCGACGGCCGGCTGCCCGAGGAGCTCGGCGGCGTCGACGTGGTGCTCGTCGACGCGACGACCGGTGTCCCGGCCACCTACGGCAGCCGGACCGACGTGCAGTACGGCCAGTTCGTCGAGGTGACCGACGCGACGAGCCTGGAGCGGGCCAACACCGCCGCGCGGACGCAGCCGTGGTCGGTCATCCGGTTCCGGGACCCCACCAAGATCCCGCTGGAGATCGTGCTGGCGGCGGCGTACAAGGCCGACGGTGTCATCATCACCGAGGTCGCCGACCTCGAGGAGGCCGAGATCGTCTTCGGTGTGCTCGAGCACGGCTCCGACGGTGTGCTGCTGGCGCCGAAGGGCGTCGGCGAGGCGACGAAGCTGCGCGCGGTCGCCACCGGCGGCATCGGCGAGCTGGCACTCGTCGAGCTCGAGGTGACCGGCACCGAGCACATCGGCATGGGCGAGCGGGCCTGCGTCGACACCTGCTCGCACTTCCGCGAGGACGAGGGCATCCTCGTCGGCTCGCACTCCAAGGGCATGATCCTGTGCTGCAGCGAGACGCACCCGCTGCCCTACATGCCGACGCGGCCGTTCCGGGTCAACGCCGGTGCGATCCACTCCTACACCATGTCGGCGGAGGGGCGCACGCACTACCTCAGCGAGCTCAAGGCCGGCAGCAAGGTGCAGGCCGTGGACGCCAAGGGCCAGACCCGGCTGGTGACGGTCGGCCGGGTGAAGATGGAGACTCGGCCGCTGCTCTCCATCGACGCCGTCTCCCCGGACGGGCGGCACGTCAACATCATCGTGCAGGACGACTGGCACGTGCGCGTCCTGGGCCCCGGCGGTGTCGTGCTCAACACGACCGAGCTGCGCCCCGGCGACAAGGTGCTGGGCTATCTGCCGACCGAGGACCGCCACGTCGGCTACCCGATCGACGAGTTCTGCATCGAAAGCTGA
- a CDS encoding amidohydrolase family protein has product MTRIIDFHARLGAGPAALSRLYAAMDRHGINAAAVAAGGILPPEVLSRQLIDGSHVTTEPDNDAVLAAAEVSAGRLIPVYFANPHTGTGDYTARAGRFRGLELSPAVHGVPLTDPITDDFVQVAWRNGHSVYIVCIIRPGCGVADLADLAKRHPETNFVLGHGGASAIDFYGVNLIEPHPNILFETSGGYSSVLGYALRTLGPGRILFGTEHPLQDPGLELAKFAALGLAEADWHQIAEANAVRLLKEGDHE; this is encoded by the coding sequence ATGACCCGGATCATCGATTTCCATGCCCGGCTGGGGGCGGGACCGGCAGCACTGTCCCGCCTCTACGCCGCGATGGACCGCCACGGCATCAATGCCGCTGCCGTGGCGGCCGGCGGCATCCTGCCGCCGGAGGTGCTGTCGCGACAACTGATCGACGGCAGCCACGTCACGACGGAGCCGGACAACGACGCGGTCCTCGCCGCGGCGGAGGTCTCGGCCGGGCGGCTGATCCCGGTCTACTTCGCCAACCCGCACACGGGTACCGGTGACTACACGGCTCGGGCCGGGCGGTTCCGCGGCCTGGAGCTGTCGCCGGCCGTGCACGGCGTACCGCTGACCGATCCGATCACCGACGACTTCGTGCAGGTCGCCTGGCGCAACGGGCACTCGGTCTACATCGTGTGCATCATCCGGCCGGGATGCGGTGTCGCGGACCTGGCCGACCTCGCCAAACGCCATCCGGAGACCAATTTCGTACTCGGACACGGCGGCGCGAGCGCCATCGACTTCTACGGCGTCAACCTGATCGAACCCCACCCCAACATCCTGTTCGAGACCTCGGGCGGCTACTCCAGCGTGCTCGGCTACGCGCTGCGCACGCTGGGCCCGGGCCGGATCCTGTTCGGCACCGAGCACCCGCTGCAGGATCCCGGACTGGAACTGGCCAAGTTCGCCGCGCTGGGGCTGGCCGAGGCGGACTGGCACCAGATCGCCGAGGCCAACGCGGTGCGACTGCTGAAAGAAGGCGACCATGAGTGA
- a CDS encoding AMP-binding protein — protein sequence MSEAKPLGEWGDADEIRAIQEKQLPQVFAWAQRSPFYQARLRGGETLRDLAPTTKQDLRDAYPFGLLAVEKSRLATYHESSGTAGAATASYYTEEDWVDLAERYARKWIPIGPEDTFFVRTPYALMITGHLAHRAARSHGATVVPGDNRSLAMPYSRVVRLLHDLEVSITWSLPTETLIWAEAARHAGWRPERDFPALRAFYVGGEPLTAARRARISEVWGGVPVVEEFGSTETGSLAGECPHGQMHFWADRAIPEVLDPQTGEISAEGAGHLIVTPLFREAMPLLRYNLEDNVELSYAPCACGWSLPTIRVLGRAAFGYSVGTARINQHDTEELVFGLPLEYGVAFWRGRALPDRLRIEIEVTAEHRQAACAALAEAVQARFGAPCEVTGIDPGGLLPHRVLTASQDVLKPRSLFGPDEDWDKAIIYG from the coding sequence ATGAGTGAGGCGAAACCGCTCGGCGAGTGGGGCGATGCCGACGAGATCCGCGCGATCCAGGAGAAACAACTGCCGCAGGTGTTCGCCTGGGCGCAGCGCTCCCCGTTCTACCAGGCCCGGCTGCGCGGTGGCGAGACGCTGCGGGACCTGGCGCCGACCACGAAACAGGACCTGCGCGACGCGTACCCGTTCGGGCTGCTCGCCGTGGAGAAGTCGCGGCTCGCGACATACCACGAGTCCAGCGGGACGGCGGGTGCCGCCACGGCCTCCTACTACACGGAGGAGGACTGGGTCGACCTCGCCGAGCGGTACGCCCGCAAGTGGATCCCGATCGGCCCGGAGGACACGTTCTTCGTCCGGACGCCGTACGCGTTGATGATCACCGGGCACCTGGCGCACCGGGCGGCCCGCTCGCACGGCGCCACCGTGGTGCCCGGCGACAACCGCTCGCTGGCGATGCCGTACTCCCGGGTGGTGCGCCTGCTGCACGACCTGGAGGTGAGCATCACCTGGTCGCTGCCGACCGAGACCTTGATCTGGGCGGAGGCGGCCCGGCACGCGGGCTGGCGGCCGGAGCGGGACTTCCCGGCGCTGCGGGCGTTCTACGTCGGCGGCGAGCCGCTGACCGCCGCCCGGCGGGCCCGCATCAGCGAGGTCTGGGGTGGCGTGCCGGTGGTGGAGGAGTTCGGCTCCACCGAGACCGGGAGCCTGGCCGGCGAGTGCCCGCACGGCCAGATGCACTTCTGGGCGGACCGGGCCATCCCGGAGGTCCTCGATCCGCAGACCGGCGAGATCAGCGCCGAGGGCGCCGGGCACCTGATCGTCACGCCGCTGTTCCGCGAGGCGATGCCGCTGCTGCGCTACAACCTGGAGGACAACGTCGAGCTGTCCTATGCACCCTGCGCCTGCGGCTGGTCGCTGCCGACGATCCGGGTCCTGGGCCGGGCGGCGTTCGGCTACTCGGTCGGCACGGCCCGGATCAACCAGCACGACACCGAGGAGCTCGTCTTCGGCCTCCCCCTCGAGTACGGCGTGGCGTTCTGGCGGGGCCGCGCGCTGCCGGACCGGCTCCGCATCGAGATCGAGGTCACCGCCGAGCACCGGCAGGCGGCGTGTGCCGCGCTCGCCGAGGCCGTGCAGGCCCGGTTCGGCGCACCCTGCGAGGTGACCGGCATCGACCCGGGCGGGCTGCTGCCGCACCGGGTCCTCACCGCCAGCCAGGATGTCCTCAAGCCGCGCAGCCTGTTCGGCCCGGACGAGGACTGGGACAAGGCGATCATCTATGGGTGA
- a CDS encoding FAD-dependent monooxygenase — protein MGEQPVGIVGAGIAGLTLAVALQRRGLSYHVFEQAPRFGEVGAGIQLAPNATRLLYRLGLGDALDAVAVRPHAIELRDGRTGTVMARTELGERCVAEYGAPYLAVHRADLHQILAGAVDPAAVTLGVRCTGIDQDGEVVTAAFDNGRRDRFAVLAGADGVRSAVRSTFLHDAPRYSGHTIFRGLIPAERLPQLAAEPRIVLWLGPGQHAVAYPVAGGKLISFGATMPEAEWGAESWSEPGSLSGLREAYEGWDDGLRDLLSQADEVSRWALHDRDPIIGWTHGTATLIGDAAHPMLPFVAQGANQAVEDAYVLAGCLAQAPVPEALRRYERLRRPRTDEVQEISRRNATALHDGSRPDPAQQQRQQRWLFGYDPEEG, from the coding sequence ATGGGTGAGCAGCCGGTCGGCATCGTCGGCGCGGGCATCGCCGGGCTGACCCTCGCCGTGGCCCTGCAGCGGCGGGGCCTGAGCTATCACGTCTTCGAGCAGGCGCCCCGGTTCGGGGAGGTGGGCGCGGGCATCCAGCTCGCCCCGAACGCGACCCGGCTGCTCTACCGCCTGGGCCTCGGCGACGCGCTCGACGCGGTCGCCGTCCGGCCGCACGCCATCGAGCTGCGCGACGGGCGCACCGGCACGGTGATGGCGCGCACCGAACTCGGTGAGCGCTGCGTCGCCGAGTACGGCGCGCCCTACCTCGCCGTGCACCGCGCCGACCTGCATCAGATCCTGGCGGGTGCGGTGGATCCGGCCGCCGTCACGCTGGGCGTGCGGTGCACGGGGATCGACCAGGACGGCGAGGTGGTCACGGCGGCGTTCGACAACGGCCGCCGGGACCGGTTCGCCGTCCTGGCCGGCGCCGACGGCGTGCGGTCGGCGGTGCGGTCCACCTTCCTGCACGACGCGCCCCGCTACAGCGGGCACACGATCTTCCGCGGTCTCATCCCGGCCGAGCGCCTGCCGCAGCTCGCGGCGGAGCCCCGGATCGTGCTGTGGCTCGGTCCCGGCCAGCACGCCGTGGCCTATCCGGTGGCGGGCGGCAAGCTGATCAGCTTCGGCGCCACCATGCCCGAGGCCGAGTGGGGCGCCGAGTCGTGGTCCGAGCCGGGCTCGCTGTCCGGGCTGCGCGAGGCCTACGAAGGCTGGGACGACGGGCTGCGCGACCTGCTGTCCCAGGCCGACGAGGTGAGCCGGTGGGCGCTGCACGATCGCGACCCGATCATCGGCTGGACCCACGGCACCGCCACGCTGATCGGCGACGCGGCGCATCCGATGCTGCCGTTCGTCGCGCAGGGCGCCAACCAGGCCGTCGAGGACGCCTATGTCCTCGCGGGCTGCCTGGCGCAGGCGCCGGTCCCGGAGGCGCTGCGCCGCTACGAGCGGTTGCGCCGCCCGCGTACCGACGAGGTCCAGGAGATCTCCCGGCGCAACGCGACCGCGCTGCACGACGGCTCGCGCCCCGATCCCGCCCAGCAGCAGCGCCAGCAACGGTGGCTGTTCGGCTACGACCCAGAGGAAGGCTGA
- a CDS encoding 2,3-dihydro-2,3-dihydroxybenzoate dehydrogenase, translating into MHTQIALVTGAASGIGAAVAAELAQQGVVVAAADTNESALAEQVEKITSNGYAARAYSIDVRDPVAVHEAINAIERDLGPIGILVNVAGVLRTAPILELTDDDWQTVFSVNTVGVFNISQAVARGMVARRSGCVVTVGSNSAAVPRMHMAAYCAAKAASTMFTKCLGLELAEYGIRCNIVAPGSTDTPMLRSMWADGYGRQSVLDGAADRYRIGIPLRKLAEPADVAHAVAFLASDQASHITMHELCVDGGAALGA; encoded by the coding sequence ATGCATACACAGATCGCCCTGGTCACTGGCGCCGCATCCGGCATCGGTGCGGCGGTGGCCGCGGAGTTGGCCCAGCAGGGCGTGGTGGTCGCGGCCGCGGACACCAACGAGTCCGCGCTGGCCGAGCAGGTCGAAAAGATCACCAGCAACGGGTACGCCGCACGCGCGTACTCGATCGACGTCCGAGATCCGGTCGCCGTCCACGAGGCGATAAACGCCATCGAACGAGACCTCGGCCCGATCGGCATCCTGGTCAACGTGGCCGGCGTTTTGCGTACCGCGCCGATCCTGGAGCTGACCGACGACGACTGGCAGACGGTCTTCTCGGTCAACACCGTCGGCGTCTTCAACATCAGTCAGGCGGTCGCCCGGGGCATGGTCGCCCGCCGTTCCGGCTGCGTGGTGACGGTCGGGTCCAACTCCGCCGCCGTGCCCCGGATGCACATGGCGGCCTACTGCGCAGCGAAGGCGGCCTCCACCATGTTCACCAAGTGCCTCGGTCTGGAGCTGGCCGAGTACGGCATCCGCTGCAACATCGTCGCGCCGGGCTCCACGGACACGCCGATGCTGCGCTCGATGTGGGCCGACGGCTACGGCCGCCAGTCGGTGCTCGACGGCGCCGCCGACCGCTACCGCATCGGCATCCCGCTGCGCAAGCTGGCCGAGCCCGCCGACGTGGCGCACGCGGTGGCGTTCCTCGCCTCCGACCAGGCCAGCCACATCACGATGCACGAGCTGTGCGTCGACGGCGGCGCGGCGCTGGGGGCATGA
- a CDS encoding isochorismatase family protein, which produces MTMGTLPIDVYPMPTESELPASTPQWKPDPRRAALLVHDMQQYFVDMFPAGQSPVTELVANAARLRAAAADLGLPVFYTAQPGRMSRADRGLLLDVWGEGMEGTPQQRQIVPELSPRDGDVVLTKWRYSAYLRTDFAERLAATGRDQLIVCGVYGHVGILMTACDAFCRDVEVFLAADAIGDFTAAHHRSTLDYVAARCGVVASTRQLLEAISAP; this is translated from the coding sequence ATGACGATGGGAACACTGCCGATCGATGTCTACCCGATGCCGACCGAGAGCGAGCTGCCCGCCAGCACACCACAGTGGAAGCCGGACCCGCGGCGGGCGGCCCTGCTCGTGCACGACATGCAGCAGTATTTCGTGGACATGTTCCCCGCCGGGCAGTCACCCGTGACGGAGCTGGTCGCCAACGCGGCCCGGCTGCGTGCTGCGGCGGCGGATCTCGGGCTGCCGGTGTTCTATACCGCGCAGCCCGGCCGGATGAGCAGGGCCGACCGGGGCCTGCTGCTCGACGTCTGGGGCGAGGGGATGGAGGGCACCCCGCAGCAGCGCCAGATCGTGCCGGAGCTCTCGCCGCGCGACGGCGATGTGGTGCTCACCAAGTGGCGCTACAGCGCCTACCTGCGGACGGATTTCGCCGAGCGGCTCGCCGCCACCGGTCGTGACCAGCTGATCGTCTGCGGTGTCTACGGGCATGTCGGCATCCTCATGACGGCCTGCGACGCGTTCTGCCGCGATGTGGAGGTGTTCCTCGCCGCCGACGCGATCGGGGACTTCACGGCGGCGCACCATCGCTCGACTTTGGACTACGTCGCCGCTCGCTGCGGCGTGGTCGCCTCCACCCGCCAGTTGCTGGAGGCCATTTCAGCACCGTAG
- a CDS encoding helix-turn-helix transcriptional regulator, which translates to MSTEIEYSTDCHHVLRVAAAIGRTFALHDVADLLHQPVAALLPVMDEALALGAITAHGNDFAFCDDDIWREIVEGIPQPVLHSLRVARRHPAPQPDGWDGLSMIEQEIAELVAQGMTNQQVSKQVYLSHHTVNYHLRQIFRQLNVRSRVELARLLPRSRRGETD; encoded by the coding sequence ATGAGCACCGAAATCGAGTATTCGACCGACTGCCATCACGTGCTGCGGGTCGCTGCTGCCATCGGCCGGACGTTCGCTCTGCACGACGTGGCCGATCTGCTTCATCAACCTGTGGCGGCGCTGCTGCCGGTGATGGACGAGGCACTGGCGCTGGGTGCCATCACGGCCCACGGCAACGACTTCGCCTTCTGCGACGACGACATCTGGCGGGAGATCGTCGAGGGCATCCCGCAGCCGGTCCTGCACAGCCTCCGGGTCGCCCGCCGGCACCCGGCACCGCAGCCTGACGGCTGGGACGGGCTGAGCATGATCGAGCAGGAGATCGCCGAACTCGTCGCCCAGGGCATGACCAACCAGCAAGTATCTAAACAGGTCTATCTATCTCATCATACGGTCAACTATCACCTGCGGCAGATCTTCCGCCAGCTCAACGTACGCTCGCGGGTCGAGCTCGCCCGCCTGCTGCCACGATCGCGCCGCGGCGAGACGGACTGA
- a CDS encoding FAD-dependent monooxygenase, whose protein sequence is MTAPTPTEPILIVGCGPVGATLALQLAQFGVPSLVVDRAVAATPYPKMDFVNARSMELLHRLGVGPAIRERGVPPRFDFTFHWYTSLAEPPLAVWNYPSVDQQRDTIRRVNDGTMPAEPYQRLTGSILEEILRDAVRDHPLIELREGWTFRSLAQDDNVVIARLTDPDGQQHELRAAYAIGCDGAGSAVRNAADIGVDLIGPTSQHCDVYFRSDDPLLRAHGRYFLGIHTGGVMLVSRDEEAVWTATFPYEGEPPTDPLAVVQQRLGAPIRFDEVMAVAHWEGRLGVATTYRSGRVILAGDAAHQFYPTGGHGANTGLADAVDLAWKLAGVVQGWGGAGLLTAYETERRPVALINRELSFNLLEVWRRFPALAAVGATRAQLAGFLDQDAYQIDNLGIHFGARYTSPIVVPDGGPEPAWDWRRVTPEVWPGMRVPGLFLGDGEHLFDRLGAGFAVLDQTPDAAGAALVAAAQRRGVPIRHVTVDDDGCRKVIGAPLTLIRPDQHVAWHGDPGEVTEEALLDIVCGIVT, encoded by the coding sequence GTGACCGCCCCGACTCCCACCGAGCCGATCCTGATCGTCGGCTGCGGACCGGTCGGCGCGACGCTGGCGCTGCAGCTCGCACAGTTCGGCGTACCGTCGCTGGTGGTCGATCGTGCTGTTGCGGCCACGCCGTATCCCAAGATGGACTTCGTCAACGCCCGCAGCATGGAGCTGCTGCACCGGCTCGGAGTCGGTCCGGCGATCCGCGAGCGGGGCGTTCCGCCACGCTTCGACTTCACCTTCCACTGGTATACGAGCCTCGCCGAACCGCCCCTGGCGGTGTGGAACTACCCGTCCGTCGACCAGCAGCGCGACACGATCCGCCGGGTCAACGACGGCACCATGCCCGCGGAGCCCTACCAGCGGCTCACCGGGTCGATCCTCGAGGAGATCCTGCGGGACGCGGTCCGCGACCATCCCCTCATCGAGCTCCGGGAGGGCTGGACGTTCCGGTCGCTGGCGCAGGATGACAATGTTGTCATCGCGCGGCTGACCGATCCGGACGGACAGCAGCACGAGCTGCGCGCGGCGTACGCGATCGGCTGCGACGGCGCGGGCAGTGCGGTCCGCAACGCGGCCGACATCGGCGTCGACCTGATCGGACCCACCTCGCAGCACTGCGATGTCTACTTTCGCAGTGACGACCCGCTCCTGCGGGCACACGGGCGCTACTTCCTCGGCATCCACACGGGCGGGGTCATGCTCGTCTCCCGCGACGAGGAGGCCGTCTGGACCGCGACCTTCCCCTACGAGGGAGAGCCGCCGACGGACCCGCTCGCCGTCGTGCAGCAGCGCCTCGGCGCCCCGATCCGGTTCGACGAGGTCATGGCGGTCGCGCACTGGGAGGGCCGGCTCGGCGTCGCGACCACCTACCGCAGCGGACGGGTCATCCTCGCCGGGGACGCGGCCCACCAGTTCTACCCGACCGGCGGACACGGGGCGAACACCGGTCTCGCCGACGCCGTCGACCTCGCCTGGAAGCTCGCCGGCGTGGTCCAGGGGTGGGGCGGCGCGGGGCTGCTCACGGCGTACGAGACGGAGCGGCGGCCGGTGGCACTGATCAACCGGGAGCTCTCCTTCAACCTGCTGGAGGTGTGGCGGCGCTTCCCCGCGCTGGCGGCCGTGGGCGCGACCCGCGCGCAGCTCGCCGGGTTCCTCGACCAGGACGCCTACCAGATCGACAACCTGGGCATCCACTTCGGCGCCCGCTACACCTCGCCGATCGTCGTGCCGGACGGCGGGCCGGAGCCGGCGTGGGACTGGCGGAGGGTCACGCCGGAGGTCTGGCCGGGGATGCGCGTGCCCGGCCTGTTCCTCGGCGATGGTGAGCACCTGTTCGACCGGCTGGGGGCCGGTTTCGCGGTGCTGGACCAGACGCCGGACGCGGCGGGGGCAGCCCTCGTGGCGGCCGCGCAACGGCGCGGCGTGCCGATCCGACACGTGACCGTCGACGACGACGGCTGCCGGAAGGTGATCGGCGCACCGCTGACCCTGATCCGGCCCGACCAGCACGTGGCCTGGCACGGCGATCCTGGCGAGGTCACCGAGGAGGCGCTGCTGGACATAGTCTGCGGCATCGTCACCTGA